Proteins co-encoded in one Streptococcus ruminicola genomic window:
- the rpoC gene encoding DNA-directed RNA polymerase subunit beta': MVDVNRFKSMQITLASPSKVRSWSYGEVKKPETINYRTLKPEREGLFDEVIFGPTKDWECACGKYKRIRYKGIVCDRCGVEVTRAKVRRERMGHIELKAPVSHIWYFKGIPSRMGLTLDMSPRALEEVIYFAAYVVIDPKDTPLEPKSLLTEREYREKIQEYGQGSFVAKMGAEAIQDLLKRVDLKSEIAELKEELKTATGQKRIKAVRRLDVLDAFYKSGNKPEWMVLNILPVIPPDLRPMVQLDGGRFAASDLNDLYRRVINRNNRLARLLELNAPGIIVQNEKRMLQEAVDALIDNGRRGRPITGPGSRPLKSLSHMLKGKQGRFRQNLLGKRVDFSGRSVIAVGPTLKMYQCGVPREMAIELFKPFVMREIVARDYAGNVKAAKRMVERGDERIWDILEDVIKEHPVLLNRAPTLHRLGIQAFEPVLIDGKALRLHPLVCEAYNADFDGDQMAIHVPLSEEAQAEARLLMLAAEHILNPKDGKPVVTPSQDMVLGNYYLTMEEPGREGEGMVFKDRDEAVMAYRNGYVHLHTRVGITVDSMPNKPWTDEQKHKIMVTTVGKILFNDIMPDDLPYLQEPNNANLTEKTPDKYFLAPGQDIHTVIDSLDINVPFKKKNLGNIIAEIFKRFRTTETSAFLDRLKDLGYYHSTLAGLTVGIADIPVIDNKQEIIDAAHSKVEQINKAFRRGLMTDDDRYVAVTTTWREAKEELEQRLIETQDPKNPIVMMMDSGARGNISNFSQLAGMRGLMAAPNGRIMELPILSNFREGLSVLEMFFSTHGARKGMTDTALKTADSGYLTRRLVDVAQDVIIREDDCGTDRGLVISAITDGKEVTETLEERLVGRYTKKSVKHPETGEVIVGADVLITEDMAAEIVKAGVEEVTIRSVFTCNTRHGVCRHCYGVNLATGDAVEVGEAVGTIAAQSIGEPGTQLTMRTFHTGGVASNTDITQGLPRIQEIFEARNPKGEAVITEVKGTVVDIEEDASTRTKKVYVQGKTGMGEYVVPFTARMKVAVGDEVHRGAPLTEGSIQPKRLLEVRDTLSVETYLLAEVQKVYRSQGVEIGDKHVEVMVRQMLRKVRIMDPGDTDLLPGTLMDIADFTDANKDVVISGGIPATARPVLMGITKASLETNSFLSAASFQETTRVLTDAAIRGKKDHLLGLKENVIIGKIIPAGTGMARYRNLEPQAVNELETSEEAETVEASASTDAE; encoded by the coding sequence GTGGTTGACGTAAATCGTTTTAAAAGTATGCAAATCACATTAGCCTCACCAAGTAAGGTCCGTTCATGGTCTTATGGTGAAGTTAAAAAACCTGAAACAATCAACTATCGTACGCTCAAACCAGAACGTGAAGGTCTTTTTGATGAAGTTATCTTCGGACCTACAAAAGACTGGGAATGTGCTTGTGGTAAATATAAACGTATTCGTTATAAAGGAATTGTTTGTGACCGCTGTGGTGTTGAAGTAACACGTGCTAAAGTTCGTCGTGAACGTATGGGTCACATCGAATTGAAAGCTCCAGTATCACACATTTGGTACTTCAAAGGTATTCCATCACGTATGGGACTTACTTTGGACATGAGCCCACGTGCACTTGAAGAAGTTATCTACTTCGCTGCTTACGTGGTTATCGATCCAAAAGATACTCCGCTTGAACCAAAATCACTTTTGACAGAACGCGAATACCGTGAAAAAATCCAAGAATATGGACAAGGTTCATTCGTAGCGAAAATGGGTGCGGAAGCTATCCAAGATCTTCTTAAACGCGTTGATTTGAAATCTGAAATCGCTGAACTTAAAGAAGAATTGAAAACAGCAACTGGTCAAAAACGTATCAAAGCTGTTCGTCGTTTGGATGTTCTTGATGCCTTCTACAAATCTGGTAACAAACCAGAATGGATGGTACTTAACATCTTGCCAGTTATTCCACCAGATCTTCGTCCAATGGTTCAATTGGATGGTGGACGTTTCGCTGCATCTGACTTGAACGACCTTTACCGTCGTGTTATCAACCGTAACAACCGTTTGGCTCGTTTGCTTGAATTGAATGCCCCTGGTATTATCGTGCAAAACGAAAAACGTATGTTGCAAGAAGCTGTTGATGCTCTTATCGATAACGGTCGTCGTGGTCGTCCAATCACAGGTCCTGGTAGCCGTCCTCTTAAATCTTTGAGCCACATGCTTAAAGGTAAACAAGGTCGTTTCCGTCAAAACTTGCTTGGTAAACGTGTTGACTTCTCTGGGCGTTCAGTTATCGCCGTAGGTCCAACACTTAAAATGTATCAATGTGGTGTGCCACGTGAAATGGCTATCGAATTGTTCAAACCATTCGTAATGCGCGAAATCGTTGCACGTGACTACGCTGGTAACGTTAAAGCTGCTAAACGCATGGTTGAACGTGGAGATGAACGTATTTGGGATATTCTTGAAGATGTTATTAAAGAACACCCAGTACTTCTTAACCGCGCACCGACTCTTCACCGTTTGGGTATCCAAGCCTTTGAACCAGTCCTTATCGATGGTAAAGCACTTCGTCTTCACCCACTTGTTTGTGAAGCCTACAATGCCGACTTCGATGGTGACCAAATGGCCATCCACGTACCACTTTCTGAAGAAGCTCAAGCAGAAGCACGTCTTCTTATGCTTGCCGCAGAACACATCCTTAACCCTAAAGATGGTAAACCAGTCGTAACTCCATCTCAAGATATGGTTCTTGGTAACTACTACCTAACTATGGAAGAACCAGGTCGTGAAGGTGAAGGAATGGTCTTCAAAGACCGTGATGAAGCAGTTATGGCATACCGCAATGGTTATGTTCACTTGCACACACGTGTTGGTATTACAGTTGATAGCATGCCAAACAAACCATGGACTGATGAACAAAAACACAAAATCATGGTTACAACTGTTGGTAAGATCCTCTTTAATGACATCATGCCTGATGATCTACCTTACCTTCAAGAACCAAATAATGCTAACTTGACTGAAAAAACTCCAGATAAATACTTCTTGGCACCTGGTCAAGATATCCACACTGTTATCGACAGCTTGGACATCAACGTTCCATTCAAGAAGAAAAATCTTGGTAACATCATTGCGGAAATCTTTAAACGTTTCCGTACAACAGAAACATCAGCCTTCCTTGACCGCTTGAAAGACCTTGGTTACTACCATTCAACTCTTGCTGGTTTGACAGTGGGTATCGCTGATATCCCGGTTATCGATAACAAACAAGAAATTATCGATGCAGCCCACAGCAAAGTTGAACAAATTAACAAAGCCTTCCGTCGTGGTTTGATGACTGATGATGACCGTTATGTTGCTGTTACAACAACATGGCGTGAAGCTAAAGAAGAACTTGAACAACGTCTGATCGAAACACAAGATCCTAAGAACCCAATCGTTATGATGATGGACTCAGGAGCTCGTGGTAACATCTCTAACTTCTCACAACTTGCCGGTATGCGTGGTTTGATGGCTGCTCCGAACGGACGTATCATGGAATTGCCTATCTTGTCTAACTTCCGTGAAGGTTTGTCTGTCTTGGAAATGTTCTTCTCAACTCACGGTGCTCGTAAAGGTATGACCGATACAGCCCTTAAGACTGCCGACTCTGGTTACCTTACTCGTCGTTTGGTTGATGTTGCCCAAGACGTTATCATTCGTGAAGACGATTGTGGAACTGACCGTGGTCTTGTTATCAGTGCTATTACTGACGGTAAAGAAGTTACAGAAACTCTTGAAGAACGTCTTGTTGGTCGTTATACTAAGAAATCTGTTAAACACCCTGAAACTGGCGAAGTTATCGTTGGTGCTGATGTCTTGATTACTGAAGATATGGCAGCTGAAATCGTTAAAGCTGGTGTAGAAGAAGTAACAATCCGTTCAGTATTTACATGTAACACTCGTCATGGTGTCTGCCGTCACTGTTATGGTGTCAACCTTGCTACAGGTGATGCTGTTGAAGTTGGTGAAGCAGTTGGTACAATTGCCGCTCAATCTATCGGTGAACCTGGTACACAGCTTACAATGCGTACCTTCCACACGGGTGGTGTTGCGTCAAATACCGATATCACACAAGGTCTTCCTCGTATCCAAGAAATCTTTGAAGCTCGTAACCCTAAAGGGGAAGCAGTTATCACTGAAGTTAAAGGTACTGTTGTTGACATCGAAGAAGATGCTTCTACACGTACTAAGAAAGTTTACGTTCAAGGTAAGACTGGTATGGGTGAATACGTGGTACCATTCACAGCTCGTATGAAAGTAGCTGTTGGTGATGAAGTACACCGTGGTGCACCACTTACTGAAGGTTCTATCCAACCTAAACGTCTCCTTGAAGTTCGTGATACATTATCAGTTGAAACTTACCTTCTTGCCGAAGTACAAAAAGTATACCGTAGCCAAGGGGTAGAAATCGGTGATAAACACGTCGAAGTAATGGTTCGTCAAATGCTTCGTAAAGTTCGTATCATGGATCCAGGTGATACAGATCTTCTTCCAGGTACACTTATGGATATCGCAGACTTCACAGATGCTAACAAAGATGTTGTTATCTCTGGTGGTATTCCTGCAACTGCACGTCCAGTACTTATGGGTATTACTAAAGCTTCGCTTGAAACTAACTCATTCTTGTCAGCTGCATCATTCCAAGAAACAACTCGTGTTCTTACAGATGCTGCTATCCGTGGTAAAAAAGATCACCTTCTTGGTCTTAAAGAAAATGTTATCATCGGTAAAATCATTCCAGCTGGTACAGGTATGGCACGTTACCGTAACCTTGAACCACAAGCTGTTAATGAACTTGAAACAAGTGAAGAAGCTGAAACAGTTGAAGCATCTGCATCAACAGACGCTGAATAA
- a CDS encoding DUF1033 family protein, whose protein sequence is MYQVIKMFGDWEPWWFLDDWQDDIIEEQTFEYFEEAVSFYKSEWQSLRMNLPSCKCHDNFQAAFWDKAEKRWCENCGDYLQQYHSLLILKDGQELAKEQFAYHFNIRNDEPSPRPQKCKFKP, encoded by the coding sequence ATGTATCAAGTAATCAAAATGTTTGGGGACTGGGAACCCTGGTGGTTTTTGGATGATTGGCAGGATGATATCATCGAAGAACAAACTTTTGAATACTTTGAAGAAGCTGTGTCATTTTACAAATCAGAATGGCAATCGTTAAGAATGAATCTGCCGAGCTGTAAGTGTCATGACAATTTTCAAGCTGCTTTTTGGGATAAGGCTGAGAAGCGTTGGTGTGAGAATTGCGGTGATTATTTGCAACAATATCATTCACTTTTGATTCTAAAAGATGGGCAAGAATTAGCCAAAGAGCAGTTTGCTTATCATTTTAATATTAGAAATGATGAACCAAGCCCCAGACCTCAAAAATGCAAATTTAAACCTTAA
- the comGA gene encoding competence type IV pilus ATPase ComGA codes for MIQEKAKQLIKDAVEKNAQDIYIVPKKEHYEIYQRVGDERQFIQELASDEMTSVISHFKFVAGMNVGEKRRSQLGSCDYEFAEGEVISLRLSTVGDYRGRESLVIRLLYSGRHDLQYWFDGMKNILEAIDSRGLYLFSGPVGSGKTTLMYQLVREKFPDKQVITIEDPVEIKQDNMLQLQLNDEIGMTYDNLIKLSLRHRPDILIIGEIRDSETARAVIRASLTGVLVFSTIHAKSIPGVYARLLELGVSKQELENSLRAIVYQRLIGGGGVVDFAKGDFEQYPPTRWNEQIESLARDGHISLEEAKIEKIAL; via the coding sequence ATGATTCAGGAAAAAGCAAAGCAGCTGATTAAGGATGCTGTTGAAAAGAATGCGCAAGATATTTACATTGTTCCTAAGAAGGAGCACTATGAAATTTATCAACGTGTTGGTGATGAACGTCAGTTTATTCAGGAGCTTGCTAGTGATGAGATGACAAGTGTGATTAGTCACTTTAAATTTGTAGCTGGGATGAATGTTGGTGAGAAACGTCGTAGTCAGCTAGGGTCTTGTGATTATGAATTTGCTGAGGGTGAAGTGATTTCACTGCGTTTATCTACTGTTGGTGATTATCGCGGGCGTGAGAGCCTGGTCATCAGACTTCTTTATTCAGGTCGTCATGATTTGCAATATTGGTTCGATGGGATGAAGAATATTTTAGAGGCGATTGATAGTCGAGGACTTTACCTTTTTTCCGGGCCGGTAGGGAGTGGAAAGACTACTCTCATGTATCAATTGGTTCGTGAAAAGTTCCCTGATAAGCAGGTCATTACGATAGAAGACCCTGTTGAGATTAAGCAGGATAATATGTTGCAGCTGCAGCTTAATGATGAGATTGGCATGACTTATGATAATCTTATCAAGCTCTCGCTTCGTCATAGACCTGATATTTTGATTATTGGTGAGATTCGTGATAGTGAGACAGCGCGTGCGGTTATTAGAGCTAGTCTAACAGGTGTGCTCGTCTTTTCAACCATTCATGCTAAGAGTATCCCGGGTGTCTATGCAAGATTATTAGAATTGGGAGTTAGTAAGCAGGAACTTGAAAATAGTTTGCGAGCTATTGTTTATCAACGATTAATTGGCGGTGGAGGTGTTGTGGATTTTGCCAAAGGAGATTTTGAACAGTATCCCCCAACAAGGTGGAATGAGCAAATTGAAAGCCTTGCTAGGGACGGACATATTAGCCTTGAGGAAGCAAAAATCGAAAAAATTGCCCTTTAA
- the comGB gene encoding competence type IV pilus assembly protein ComGB, producing the protein MSKLKALLGTDILALRKQKSKKLPFKKQQKVIQLFNNLFNSGFNLTEIVSFLRRSQLLAEVYVDSMQESLLSGASLADMMAKLGFSDTIVTQIALADVHGNCQQSLLKIDGYLASMSVVRKKLIEVATYPLILLSFLILIMLGLKNYLLPQLENQNFATQIISHFPMIFLGGFALLALGILLGVLYAKRLSPIYLYSQLSRLPIFGRYVRLYLTAYYAREWGNLIGQGIELMEIVELMQRQKSRLFQEIGKDMQEALLAGQSFHQKVLDYPFFLRELSLMIEYGEVKSKLGRELDIYAEETWQNFFSQLTQATQLIQPLVFVFVALIIVLIYVAMLLPMYQNMGGNF; encoded by the coding sequence ATGAGCAAATTGAAAGCCTTGCTAGGGACGGACATATTAGCCTTGAGGAAGCAAAAATCGAAAAAATTGCCCTTTAAAAAACAGCAGAAGGTGATTCAATTATTTAACAATCTCTTTAACAGTGGCTTTAATTTAACAGAAATTGTTTCTTTTTTGAGACGAAGTCAATTGTTGGCAGAAGTTTATGTGGATAGTATGCAAGAATCTTTGCTAAGCGGGGCAAGTTTGGCAGATATGATGGCTAAATTAGGCTTTTCAGATACAATTGTCACTCAGATTGCTTTGGCAGATGTTCATGGAAATTGTCAGCAGAGTTTGTTAAAAATTGATGGCTACTTGGCCAGTATGTCAGTTGTTCGAAAGAAATTGATTGAAGTGGCGACTTATCCTTTGATTTTGCTCAGCTTTTTAATTCTGATTATGCTGGGCTTGAAAAATTATTTGCTACCGCAGTTGGAAAATCAAAATTTTGCGACTCAGATTATCAGCCATTTTCCTATGATTTTTTTAGGTGGCTTTGCTCTTTTAGCTTTAGGAATTCTGCTTGGGGTTCTGTATGCCAAGCGCTTATCGCCAATTTATCTGTATAGTCAGTTGAGTCGTTTGCCAATCTTTGGGCGGTACGTGCGTCTTTATTTGACCGCCTATTATGCGCGTGAGTGGGGAAATCTTATCGGGCAAGGTATTGAGCTTATGGAGATTGTAGAGCTCATGCAGCGGCAAAAATCACGCCTTTTTCAAGAAATTGGAAAGGATATGCAAGAAGCTTTGCTTGCAGGGCAATCTTTTCACCAAAAGGTTTTAGATTATCCTTTTTTCTTGCGTGAGCTTAGTTTGATGATTGAGTATGGTGAAGTCAAATCAAAATTAGGTCGTGAGTTAGATATTTATGCCGAAGAGACTTGGCAGAATTTCTTTAGTCAATTGACACAGGCAACGCAGCTGATTCAGCCTTTGGTCTTTGTCTTTGTTGCTTTAATCATCGTTTTAATTTATGTGGCAATGCTTTTGCCAATGTATCAAAATATGGGAGGAAATTTTTAA
- the comGC gene encoding competence type IV pilus major pilin ComGC: MKKIWKKLRKKSVEAFTLVEMLIVLLIIGVLMLLFVPNLSKQKDVVHEKGDAAVVKVVESQMDLYEVKTGDKASVDDLVDIGYITKEQAKTYNEAKK, from the coding sequence ATGAAAAAAATTTGGAAAAAACTACGTAAAAAGTCTGTGGAAGCTTTCACACTTGTGGAGATGTTGATTGTTTTGCTAATCATTGGTGTCTTAATGCTGTTATTTGTGCCAAATTTGAGTAAGCAAAAGGATGTTGTGCATGAAAAAGGAGATGCTGCTGTTGTCAAAGTTGTCGAAAGTCAGATGGACCTTTATGAGGTGAAGACAGGTGATAAGGCAAGTGTTGATGATTTAGTAGACATTGGCTACATTACGAAAGAGCAAGCCAAAACCTATAATGAAGCTAAAAAATAA
- the comGD gene encoding competence type IV pilus minor pilin ComGD, whose amino-acid sequence MKLKNKTLRAFTLIESLLTLAISCFMVIMLSGSVNHIFQSVDETLFFLSFENLYRDTQKLASVKQESQTLQISQDAISNGVTSVRIPKTVSVAQNYQLVFDKAGGNSSLTKIQFHTENQAINYQLYIGSGNYKKTETKSLHTP is encoded by the coding sequence ATGAAGCTAAAAAATAAAACTCTTCGCGCCTTTACCCTCATCGAAAGTTTGCTGACCTTAGCAATTTCTTGTTTCATGGTCATCATGCTATCAGGTTCGGTCAATCATATTTTTCAATCGGTCGATGAAACTCTGTTCTTTCTTTCCTTTGAAAATCTTTATCGTGACACACAAAAATTAGCCAGTGTTAAGCAGGAAAGTCAAACTTTGCAGATATCGCAAGATGCTATCTCAAATGGGGTCACTAGTGTTAGGATTCCTAAAACTGTATCGGTTGCTCAAAACTATCAACTTGTTTTTGATAAAGCTGGGGGAAATTCGTCTCTTACTAAGATACAGTTTCATACAGAAAATCAAGCCATTAATTATCAATTGTACATAGGAAGTGGTAACTATAAAAAAACAGAAACTAAAAGCTTACATACTCCTTGA
- the comGE gene encoding competence type IV pilus minor pilin ComGE, protein MVTIKKQKLKAYILLEGLVALALLATITSLVLGEMDHSRTQMQESLHQQEVLNVATMAAQTGQDHLAINGVEVRMVKHDNEISIYDGQNEVLHVTKN, encoded by the coding sequence GTGGTAACTATAAAAAAACAGAAACTAAAAGCTTACATACTCCTTGAGGGGTTAGTAGCACTAGCCTTATTAGCAACGATAACCAGTCTGGTCTTAGGAGAAATGGACCATAGTCGCACTCAAATGCAAGAGAGTTTGCATCAGCAAGAGGTACTTAATGTAGCGACCATGGCCGCTCAAACAGGACAAGACCATTTGGCTATTAATGGGGTTGAGGTGCGTATGGTTAAGCATGATAATGAGATTTCCATTTATGATGGGCAAAACGAGGTGCTACATGTCACGAAAAATTAG
- the comGF gene encoding competence type IV pilus minor pilin ComGF, whose translation MSRKIRLRAFTLLESLVALLVISGSILVYQGLTQSISSNVHYLSANQEEKWLLFSQQLRSELAGCQLDKVADNKLYVSKGNQQLAYGLSKADDFRKTNASGQGYQPMLFGVTSSSISQDGNKVMIKLQLGSDMERCFVYTFETTS comes from the coding sequence ATGTCACGAAAAATTAGGTTAAGAGCTTTTACCCTTTTAGAGAGCTTAGTGGCTTTGCTGGTTATCTCAGGTTCCATATTGGTTTATCAAGGATTGACTCAAAGTATTTCAAGTAATGTCCATTATTTATCGGCGAATCAAGAGGAAAAATGGTTGCTCTTTTCTCAGCAGCTGCGTTCTGAGCTTGCGGGTTGTCAGTTGGATAAAGTTGCTGACAACAAACTCTATGTTAGTAAAGGTAATCAGCAACTGGCTTATGGTTTGTCTAAGGCTGATGATTTTCGAAAAACAAATGCTTCAGGTCAGGGGTATCAGCCCATGCTCTTTGGAGTGACGTCATCAAGCATTAGTCAGGATGGCAATAAGGTGATGATTAAATTGCAATTAGGCAGTGATATGGAGAGATGTTTTGTTTACACTTTTGAGACGACAAGTTAA
- the comGG gene encoding competence type IV pilus minor pilin ComGG: MFTLLRRQVKAGILLYALLMAAIFALLLQFYLGRVVASERQHQAQIKSAQAYLMAEMSKDLADEESGQCQFDKGTVSYHYKDKLLVETVTLDSKEEFQYTFYLPKKEKQALEKESH, from the coding sequence TTGTTTACACTTTTGAGACGACAAGTTAAAGCGGGAATTTTATTATATGCTTTGCTGATGGCGGCTATCTTTGCCCTGCTTTTGCAATTTTATTTGGGGCGCGTGGTTGCAAGTGAGCGTCAGCATCAAGCTCAGATAAAATCAGCCCAAGCTTACCTGATGGCAGAAATGAGTAAAGACTTGGCTGATGAGGAATCAGGACAATGCCAATTTGATAAAGGAACAGTAAGTTATCACTACAAAGACAAACTCTTAGTAGAGACCGTTACGTTAGATAGCAAAGAGGAGTTTCAATACACGTTTTACCTTCCTAAGAAAGAAAAACAAGCACTTGAAAAAGAAAGTCACTAG
- a CDS encoding class I SAM-dependent methyltransferase: MNFEKIETAYGLILENIQLIENELKTHIYDALIEQNSFYLGAEGANETVAANNEKLRQLDLTKEEWRRAFQFIFIKAAQTEALQANHQFTPDAIGFILMFLIENLTASKELDVLEIGSGTGNLAQTLLNNSSKDLNYLGIEVDDLLIDLSASIAEVMDSKAQFIQEDAVRPQILKESDVIISDLPVGFYPNDEIAKRYKVASSDEHTYAHHLLMEQSLKYLKKDGIAVFLAPVSLLTSKQSDLLKAWLKDYADVIAVITLPESIFGNAANAKSIFVLKKQAEHTPETFVYPLADLQSREALTDFIEKFKKWNVENMIF; the protein is encoded by the coding sequence ATGAATTTTGAAAAAATCGAAACAGCTTATGGGCTGATTCTAGAAAATATACAGTTAATCGAAAATGAGTTGAAAACACACATTTACGATGCTCTTATTGAACAAAACTCTTTTTATCTTGGTGCTGAAGGTGCCAATGAGACAGTAGCTGCAAATAATGAAAAACTACGCCAACTTGATTTAACTAAAGAAGAATGGCGTCGTGCTTTTCAGTTTATTTTCATTAAAGCTGCTCAAACAGAAGCACTTCAGGCAAACCACCAATTTACACCTGATGCTATTGGCTTTATCTTAATGTTCCTTATTGAGAATTTGACAGCCTCAAAAGAACTTGATGTTTTAGAAATCGGTAGCGGAACAGGTAACCTTGCACAAACCTTGCTCAATAATTCATCTAAAGACTTGAATTACCTTGGAATTGAAGTTGATGATTTGTTGATTGACTTGTCAGCAAGTATTGCCGAAGTGATGGATTCTAAAGCTCAGTTCATTCAAGAGGATGCTGTGCGCCCACAGATTCTTAAGGAAAGTGACGTCATCATCAGTGACCTTCCAGTCGGCTTCTATCCAAATGATGAAATTGCAAAACGCTATAAAGTAGCAAGTAGTGATGAACACACTTATGCGCATCATTTGTTGATGGAACAATCTCTCAAATATCTCAAAAAAGATGGTATTGCTGTCTTTTTAGCACCGGTTAGTCTTTTGACAAGTAAACAAAGTGATTTGTTAAAGGCATGGTTGAAGGATTACGCTGATGTTATTGCGGTGATTACTTTACCAGAATCTATTTTCGGCAATGCGGCCAATGCTAAGTCAATTTTTGTCTTGAAGAAACAGGCTGAACATACTCCAGAGACATTTGTTTATCCGCTTGCTGACTTGCAAAGTCGCGAAGCTTTAACAGATTTTATTGAGAAATTTAAAAAATGGAATGTTGAAAATATGATTTTTTAA
- a CDS encoding acetate kinase yields MAKTISINAGSSSLKWQLYKMPEEEVIAKGLIERIGLANSVSTVKFNGQKYSETKDIPDHTAAVKILLDDLISMDIIASYDEITGVGHRVVAGGDYFKESALVTDKVIQQVEELSMLAPLHNPGAALGIKAFKEILPDITSVVVFDTAFHMTMPEVAYRYPIANRYYTDYKIRKYGAHGTSHQYVAQEAAKVLGKPLEDLKLITCHIGNGVSITAIKGGKSVDTSMGLTPLGGTMMGTRSGSIDPGVITYLLECEPAMADPKKIRTILNRDSGLLGISEKSSDMRDILAGKAEGDEKCQLAYDMYVDRLRKYIGQYFAVLNGADAIVFTAGIGENSSDVRADVISGMTWFGVDVDPAKNVSGAYGVISTDQARVKAVVIPTDEELVIARDVERFKHLTN; encoded by the coding sequence ATGGCGAAAACTATTTCTATTAATGCAGGAAGTTCAAGTCTCAAATGGCAACTGTACAAGATGCCTGAGGAAGAAGTTATTGCAAAAGGTTTAATCGAACGTATCGGCCTTGCAAACAGTGTTTCTACAGTGAAATTTAATGGTCAGAAGTATTCGGAAACGAAAGATATTCCAGACCATACAGCTGCTGTAAAAATCCTTCTTGATGACTTGATTTCGATGGACATTATTGCTAGTTATGATGAAATAACTGGTGTTGGTCACCGCGTGGTGGCTGGGGGTGATTATTTCAAAGAATCGGCCCTGGTAACCGATAAGGTGATTCAACAGGTTGAAGAATTGTCAATGCTAGCACCGCTTCATAATCCTGGAGCAGCTCTTGGGATTAAAGCGTTTAAGGAAATATTGCCTGATATTACGAGCGTTGTTGTTTTTGATACTGCCTTTCATATGACAATGCCTGAAGTAGCTTACCGTTATCCTATTGCTAATCGTTATTACACTGATTATAAGATTCGTAAATATGGAGCACACGGTACAAGTCATCAGTACGTTGCCCAAGAGGCAGCTAAGGTTTTAGGCAAACCTTTAGAAGACTTGAAATTGATTACTTGTCATATTGGTAATGGAGTCTCTATTACAGCCATTAAAGGTGGTAAATCTGTTGATACTTCAATGGGATTAACTCCACTTGGTGGTACAATGATGGGAACACGTTCAGGAAGTATTGATCCAGGTGTCATTACTTATCTTCTAGAATGTGAGCCAGCGATGGCTGATCCTAAAAAAATTCGTACCATCTTGAATCGTGATTCAGGTTTACTCGGTATTTCGGAAAAATCAAGTGACATGCGTGATATTCTAGCAGGAAAAGCAGAAGGTGATGAAAAATGCCAACTTGCTTACGATATGTATGTTGATCGCTTGAGAAAATATATTGGACAATACTTCGCCGTTTTAAACGGTGCCGATGCTATTGTCTTCACCGCTGGTATCGGTGAAAATTCTAGTGATGTTCGTGCGGATGTCATTTCTGGAATGACTTGGTTTGGTGTCGATGTTGACCCAGCTAAGAATGTTTCAGGTGCTTATGGTGTGATTTCAACAGATCAAGCTCGCGTGAAAGCAGTTGTTATTCCAACGGATGAAGAACTCGTAATTGCGCGTGATGTTGAACGTTTCAAACACCTTACTAATTAA
- a CDS encoding helix-turn-helix transcriptional regulator encodes METRIQELRKANKVSQAELAEALGVTRQTIISLEKGRYNASLELAHKIAKYFGMTIEEIFIFDEA; translated from the coding sequence ATGGAAACAAGAATTCAAGAACTCCGAAAAGCAAATAAAGTTAGCCAAGCTGAGCTTGCTGAGGCACTTGGAGTTACAAGACAAACCATTATTTCCTTAGAAAAAGGACGCTACAATGCTTCTTTAGAATTAGCGCATAAAATTGCCAAATATTTTGGCATGACAATTGAGGAAATCTTTATTTTTGATGAAGCGTAA